TCTCCGTGTACAAAACTTCCCCAACATTCGTCATGAAACACTTCATATGCTCAAAAGCTCTAACAAAATTTCTATTCAAATTGAAGCTCACAAGTACGAGTCGTGCCAGAGGATCCTTCACGGCAACTTCCTCGAGCAAAGGTTCGTTCACCGTCTCACCTTGGATGAGTCTCAACGATTCGTTGAGTACTATCATTCTCGGACAATAAGGATAAATTTTTCCTATCGTGCCTCTATACTTTGCAAAAACATATTGTGCGCATGCAAAACCCCTCTTTTCCAAGGCTGGTGCCACCTTTGCGAGCTTGTCTTCGGACTCAACCAAAGCAGAGACTATGAGAAGCATAGATTTGTATCCATCTTTAGATACACAATTGGCGAAAGTTGATGGGTTGAACCGACCGTCTCGATAAGCTTCGAGCAATAATAACGTGTAAGGATCATTCGTCAACTCTGAATAGACTTGAAAGAGTTTGCAAGCTTCATTGAACCTCCCAAAAGCTAAGAAAACTTCAGCTGCCGTCAAATAGGCCAATGTCTGTCCTGGATAATTCTTGAGTAACTGTATGGTATCTTTGATGACACTCTCGTTGAATGTATAGAGCTCACTCAAAATCTTCAGGGATTCCACATAGATGGAACCAATTCTGCTTGAATCTATCTTTTCTCTTCTCAGAAATCTGATCAAATTGAGTAGAACATTTCTGTGTGTTTCGTCTTTCACTAAGTGAAGTTTCTTTTGCAGTGACTTTTGAATGATTTCATCAGGCACCCCGTAAGCAAAATGATTCAAATCGTGAATGGACCAGATTTCTTCGATAGGTAGGTCTATTTCAAGTTCGATCTCGATTCTCGGTTGAAGATGCTTCCGTTCTTCGGGCCGGCGCTCACGCAGGAGCCCCTTTTTCTTGAGATCCTTTTCTAATTCATCTTTCAAACGGAGGAGATTCAAAATTCTTTCATCATATTCCTGCAAACTTTCTCACTCCAGGAGAGTAATTTTTTCCTCTTTTGAAATTCTACCACAGCTTAATCAACTTCTCTGATCTTTCCATTCGCTCTGAAACTGTAATAATTACTTTTACCAACTATGATGTGATCTATAACTTTGATTCCTAAAATCTTTCCAGCTTCAACCACACTAGTTGTCACCCGTTCGTCATCCTTGCTCGGTGATGGATCACCAGACGGATGATTGTGAACCAAAATCACCCCAATCGCATTGGTTCTCACGGCCAGTCTGAAGATATCGCGTGGATGAAATAGAGTTAGATTGTTCGTACCCACAGTTACATCTTTATAAGTTATCAATGAAAGTCTGCTGTCAAGCAAGATCACTCGTGCAATTTCTTTCTCGCAAAGTCTCATGTCGTGGCAAAATTCGAAGACGCTAGAAGGATTGTCAAGCACTATGCGAGGTTTGGATAACTCCGCGTAAAGTCGCTTGCCAAGCTCAAAGGCGGCCTTGATGCTCGCTGCCTTTGCCAAGCCGATGCCTCCCAGAGAGGCTATCTCATCCAATGAAGCGTTCGACAAAGATCTCAATGAATTGTCAAATTTGTCTAGAACTTCCTTTGCGAGTTCATTGACTTCCTTACCTTTCTTA
This window of the Pseudothermotoga sp. genome carries:
- the radC gene encoding DNA repair protein RadC, which codes for MLRPRERMKLAGSEGLSNAELIAIILRTGKKGKEVNELAKEVLDKFDNSLRSLSNASLDEIASLGGIGLAKAASIKAAFELGKRLYAELSKPRIVLDNPSSVFEFCHDMRLCEKEIARVILLDSRLSLITYKDVTVGTNNLTLFHPRDIFRLAVRTNAIGVILVHNHPSGDPSPSKDDERVTTSVVEAGKILGIKVIDHIIVGKSNYYSFRANGKIREVD